In Persicimonas caeni, a single window of DNA contains:
- a CDS encoding GMC oxidoreductase: MGWDTIIIGSGFGGSVTALRLAEANMRVLVLERGPWWGPRLEGDVDAERRAYPRGAGWRSGIRNIVWAKGQKTRRVELDARGLLEFHLHPKLFGWTASGVGGGSLIYTDILMRPPKDFWKALPAEMSEEELAPYFDKFVEMMRPAPLPESKRREDARPRQMLEASEKTGEEPFFPPLSIQFDDVPEGNAAGVHQPPCIHCGECFVGCPTGAKTTLDRTYLPAAIKAGADIWEMCEVEAIASHDHGYSVHYRDRRTGQRQVEQAPRVVMAAGTFNTLALLNDAHHRHRSVEVPPALGRQFSPNGDMMAAGWRSGPQDGPPGPNYPALLTTGTENGGPLIVWGEVGSPAAFFGDGPLREWLRSTYLYFAIGQDRMHASVRTGPDGIQVQASRLHRAPYYGRSERLMHRLMEGYELDRQVENLPGGRGSAHLTSVHPMGGASIGRGPDEGVVDHRGEVFGNPGLYVADGSLYPTEPGVPPSLTIAAMAERQAELMVSRTREELPAERVAIAMPQTRPSAIDRPRAEITVRPTDLRLLTPGALERTWQSAPPAEVPQVQGRLPGSVVHLRGVDPLPLAPRKLLDRLVGALSLWRGKHIVGARGHNHFGLGGAQVRFGQFEVRAGRAWQEANRQDAKQVLVLDYDQPENPAWLRRLRGELCRLEPDLFLGRVGWRGDGGVHFLMYFGLAAPTKRRRASARPKRASEIRPLTR; encoded by the coding sequence GTGGGCTGGGATACCATCATCATCGGGAGTGGTTTCGGAGGAAGTGTCACTGCGCTCAGGCTCGCCGAGGCCAATATGCGGGTGCTCGTCCTGGAGCGCGGCCCCTGGTGGGGCCCTCGCCTCGAGGGCGACGTCGATGCGGAGCGCAGGGCGTATCCGCGCGGCGCCGGGTGGCGCTCCGGGATCCGCAATATCGTCTGGGCCAAGGGCCAAAAGACCCGCCGCGTCGAGCTCGACGCGCGCGGCCTGCTCGAGTTTCACCTGCACCCCAAGCTCTTCGGGTGGACGGCCTCCGGCGTCGGCGGCGGCTCGCTCATCTACACCGACATCCTGATGCGCCCGCCGAAGGATTTCTGGAAGGCTCTGCCCGCGGAGATGTCCGAAGAGGAGCTCGCGCCCTATTTCGACAAGTTCGTCGAGATGATGCGCCCTGCCCCACTCCCCGAGTCGAAGCGACGCGAAGACGCCCGCCCACGTCAGATGCTCGAGGCGAGCGAGAAGACCGGAGAGGAGCCCTTCTTTCCGCCGCTGTCGATCCAATTTGACGACGTGCCCGAGGGTAACGCCGCCGGCGTGCACCAGCCGCCATGCATTCACTGCGGCGAGTGCTTCGTGGGATGCCCGACCGGCGCCAAGACCACCCTCGACCGCACCTATTTGCCCGCAGCGATCAAGGCCGGCGCCGACATCTGGGAGATGTGCGAGGTCGAAGCGATCGCGAGTCACGACCACGGCTACTCGGTCCACTACCGCGACCGGCGCACCGGCCAACGACAGGTCGAGCAGGCCCCGCGTGTGGTGATGGCGGCAGGCACCTTCAACACCCTCGCGCTGCTCAACGACGCCCACCACCGCCACCGCTCCGTGGAGGTTCCGCCGGCGCTCGGCCGTCAATTCAGCCCGAACGGCGACATGATGGCGGCCGGATGGCGCTCCGGGCCGCAAGACGGGCCGCCCGGCCCCAATTACCCCGCTCTGCTCACCACCGGCACCGAAAACGGCGGCCCGCTGATCGTCTGGGGCGAAGTCGGCTCCCCGGCGGCTTTCTTTGGCGACGGACCGCTGCGGGAGTGGCTTCGCTCGACCTACCTCTACTTCGCCATCGGCCAAGACAGGATGCACGCGTCGGTGCGCACCGGCCCCGACGGGATTCAGGTGCAGGCATCTCGCCTCCACCGCGCCCCGTACTACGGCCGCTCCGAGCGCCTCATGCATCGGCTGATGGAGGGCTACGAGTTGGACCGCCAGGTCGAAAATCTGCCCGGCGGCCGCGGCAGCGCGCACCTGACGAGCGTGCATCCGATGGGCGGGGCGTCGATCGGACGCGGTCCCGACGAGGGGGTCGTCGACCACCGCGGCGAGGTCTTCGGCAACCCGGGCCTGTACGTCGCCGACGGCTCGCTCTACCCGACCGAGCCCGGCGTGCCGCCGTCGCTGACGATCGCGGCGATGGCCGAGCGCCAGGCCGAGCTGATGGTCTCGCGCACCCGCGAGGAGTTACCCGCCGAACGCGTGGCCATCGCCATGCCGCAGACTCGCCCCAGCGCCATCGACCGCCCGAGGGCCGAGATCACCGTCCGCCCGACCGACCTGCGACTCCTCACCCCCGGCGCCCTCGAGCGCACCTGGCAAAGCGCCCCACCCGCCGAGGTCCCGCAGGTCCAGGGACGACTCCCGGGAAGCGTCGTCCACCTGCGCGGCGTCGACCCACTGCCGCTCGCGCCGCGAAAGCTCCTCGACCGCCTCGTCGGCGCCCTGTCGCTGTGGCGCGGCAAGCATATCGTCGGCGCACGCGGCCACAACCACTTTGGGCTCGGCGGCGCGCAGGTGCGTTTCGGTCAGTTCGAGGTGCGTGCAGGCAGGGCTTGGCAGGAGGCGAATCGGCAGGACGCAAAGCAGGTGTTGGTGCTCGACTACGACCAGCCAGAAAACCCGGCGTGGCTGCGTCGACTCCGGGGGGAGCTGTGCCGGCTCGAGCCCGACCTCTTCTTGGGACGGGTGGGCTGGCGAGGCGACGGCGGGGTGCACTTCTTGATGTACTTCGGATTGGCGGCACCCACAAAACGAAGGCGCGCTTCGGCAAGACCGAAGCGCGCCTCCGAGATTCGACCGCTTACGCGGTGA
- a CDS encoding FKBP-type peptidyl-prolyl cis-trans isomerase, with product MKIRHIAVGLAFVLAGCATSDSTELPPPDKAKAEKFEEQQAEQEQAEQEQAEQEQAQAAETTDEEDDNQLPEKETKMADTSAPKDVAAPPGDATTTDSGLAYKILEEGTGESPSKTSTVRVHYTGWTTDGKKFDSSHDRGKPAEFPLNRVIAGWTEGVSMMKEGEKRRLWIPEKLAYQGRPGAPQGMLVFDVELLKIVKK from the coding sequence ATGAAGATTCGACACATTGCGGTCGGACTCGCCTTCGTACTCGCCGGCTGTGCGACCTCGGATTCCACCGAGCTGCCGCCGCCGGACAAGGCGAAGGCCGAGAAGTTCGAAGAACAGCAGGCCGAGCAAGAGCAAGCCGAGCAAGAGCAAGCCGAGCAAGAGCAAGCTCAGGCTGCTGAAACGACAGACGAAGAAGACGACAACCAACTACCCGAAAAGGAGACCAAAATGGCAGATACAAGCGCCCCCAAAGACGTCGCAGCACCGCCCGGAGACGCCACCACCACCGACAGTGGTCTGGCCTACAAGATCTTGGAAGAGGGCACCGGCGAGAGCCCCTCGAAGACGAGCACGGTGCGCGTGCACTACACGGGCTGGACGACCGACGGCAAGAAGTTCGACAGCTCCCACGACCGCGGAAAGCCCGCCGAGTTCCCGCTCAACCGCGTCATTGCCGGCTGGACCGAGGGCGTGTCGATGATGAAAGAGGGCGAAAAGCGCCGCCTGTGGATCCCCGAAAAGCTCGCCTACCAGGGCCGCCCGGGCGCGCCGCAGGGCATGCTCGTCTTTGATGTCGAGCTCCTCAAGATCGTCAAGAAGTAA
- a CDS encoding AgmX/PglI C-terminal domain-containing protein, producing MSRCLTKLVVLGLLTVATPAVAQDASQAKDTKQGPVNALGQLKAEPMGSFAGERIWNAVELDGGNKVFRLRTNSANAAVRKAFQERFEAHKGALETCADGELLERSERALLSITLTTKKDGSIATTTVVKNELGEEVEKCVRALVAPINVGKSAKPEKFAVIAEWIPSYQPPKNGLGLIGTGGKGTMTKREAFGRTDGKSKKKVARPQVTPGEFSIEGGLDEKLARRVVRRHRRATIYCYEKRLLANPKLAGKLTVELTVEKSGRVGEAKIADSSLGDAKVDDCIQRVHKRLRFPRPDDGEAKISYELTFSPR from the coding sequence ATGTCTCGCTGCCTCACCAAGCTGGTCGTGTTGGGCCTCCTGACGGTCGCCACCCCCGCCGTCGCGCAGGATGCGTCGCAGGCCAAAGATACGAAACAAGGCCCCGTCAACGCGCTCGGCCAGTTGAAGGCCGAGCCAATGGGCAGCTTCGCCGGCGAGCGTATCTGGAACGCCGTGGAGCTCGACGGGGGCAACAAGGTGTTTCGCTTGCGCACCAACAGCGCCAACGCGGCGGTCCGAAAGGCGTTTCAGGAGCGCTTCGAAGCCCACAAAGGCGCGCTCGAGACCTGCGCCGACGGCGAGTTGTTGGAGCGCTCCGAGCGGGCCCTCCTCTCGATCACATTGACGACGAAGAAGGATGGCTCCATCGCCACCACGACGGTCGTCAAAAACGAGCTCGGCGAGGAGGTCGAGAAGTGCGTCAGGGCGCTGGTCGCGCCCATCAACGTCGGCAAGTCCGCCAAACCAGAAAAGTTCGCCGTGATCGCCGAGTGGATTCCCAGCTATCAACCGCCGAAGAATGGGTTGGGCCTCATCGGTACGGGCGGCAAGGGGACGATGACGAAGCGCGAGGCGTTCGGTCGCACCGACGGCAAGAGCAAAAAGAAGGTGGCCCGGCCCCAGGTCACCCCCGGCGAGTTCAGCATCGAGGGCGGCCTCGACGAGAAGCTCGCGCGCCGGGTGGTCAGGCGGCACCGTCGCGCGACGATCTACTGCTACGAAAAGCGACTGCTGGCCAACCCGAAGCTCGCCGGCAAGCTCACCGTCGAGCTAACCGTCGAGAAGAGCGGGCGCGTGGGCGAGGCCAAGATCGCCGACAGCAGCCTGGGCGACGCCAAGGTCGACGATTGCATTCAGCGGGTTCACAAGCGTCTGCGATTTCCTCGCCCCGACGACGGCGAGGCCAAGATTTCCTATGAGCTCACCTTCTCGCCTCGGTGA
- a CDS encoding IS701 family transposase — MASIKALIEMFRPAFSTPTYDNFSYLMLAWIRCESRRCISNLLRAGRFMPGLRMKPDGEPKHFSIFYRFFSRAKWSLDELGHLLALALKARLGQTVYVLVDDTVCRRTGPFVMGAGIHRDPMRSTLTGKRVRKSAFCWGLQFVTLAVWVPVGFMHSGGIAVPLLFRLHRTRKLCPPEAYCSRPQLFAEMLAVLRSWWLEAHFVVVGDNDYVNRTVFSALDDNMEMVGRFKANAALFDAKVEQTPGPGRRRIWGKRLPSLAELAEDPQLPWKEQILYIYGQQLQLWIKTFEAQWKSAGKDRVLTVVITRDPSGRLEDNYYFRSRPGCSGPKVLIPQSLRWSLESCYRDCKQYMGIEEVQNGFAQGDEPADSTIHGPKAPIERRPIASERTVPFGMLCYSFVVLWYLDHGQPLKDIWWARYLAPWYPHKVTISFVDMLQAFHRQMEQEQLWQTRSDDRVYEKQTTQLARHAPPGADGARKAA; from the coding sequence ATGGCCTCTATCAAAGCCCTCATCGAGATGTTTCGACCGGCCTTCAGCACCCCGACTTACGACAACTTTAGTTACCTGATGTTGGCCTGGATCCGATGTGAATCTAGGCGATGCATCAGTAACCTGTTGCGCGCCGGCCGTTTTATGCCGGGGCTGAGGATGAAACCGGACGGTGAGCCCAAACATTTCTCGATATTCTATCGGTTCTTTTCGCGGGCCAAATGGAGCCTGGATGAGCTCGGCCATCTGCTGGCGTTGGCTTTGAAGGCCCGACTCGGACAAACGGTGTATGTGCTTGTGGATGATACTGTTTGCCGGCGCACTGGGCCCTTTGTGATGGGCGCCGGAATCCATCGAGACCCGATGCGCTCGACCCTCACCGGCAAGAGGGTGCGCAAGTCGGCATTCTGCTGGGGTCTTCAATTTGTGACGCTGGCAGTTTGGGTCCCGGTCGGTTTCATGCACAGCGGCGGCATCGCCGTTCCGTTGCTGTTTCGTCTGCACCGCACCCGTAAGCTGTGTCCGCCTGAGGCCTATTGCAGCCGCCCCCAGCTTTTTGCCGAGATGCTCGCAGTCTTGAGAAGCTGGTGGCTCGAGGCCCATTTTGTCGTCGTGGGCGACAACGACTACGTCAACAGGACCGTTTTTTCGGCCCTGGACGATAACATGGAGATGGTCGGCCGATTCAAAGCCAATGCAGCTCTCTTTGATGCCAAGGTCGAGCAAACGCCGGGGCCGGGACGCCGACGCATCTGGGGCAAGCGGCTCCCATCGTTGGCCGAGCTCGCTGAGGATCCCCAGCTGCCGTGGAAAGAGCAAATCCTTTACATCTATGGTCAACAACTGCAGCTTTGGATCAAAACATTTGAGGCTCAGTGGAAGAGCGCCGGGAAGGATCGCGTGCTGACCGTCGTCATCACTCGCGATCCGAGCGGACGACTCGAAGATAACTACTACTTTCGAAGCCGGCCGGGCTGCTCGGGCCCCAAAGTCCTGATTCCGCAGAGCCTGCGGTGGTCGCTGGAGAGCTGCTACCGTGACTGCAAGCAGTACATGGGCATCGAGGAGGTCCAAAACGGATTCGCTCAAGGAGACGAACCTGCAGATTCGACGATCCACGGGCCCAAGGCTCCTATCGAGCGGCGGCCGATCGCCTCGGAGCGCACGGTTCCATTCGGAATGCTGTGCTACAGCTTTGTGGTGCTGTGGTATCTCGACCATGGTCAGCCGCTCAAAGACATATGGTGGGCGCGCTATCTGGCCCCGTGGTATCCGCACAAAGTGACAATCAGTTTCGTCGACATGCTCCAGGCATTTCACCGCCAGATGGAGCAAGAACAATTATGGCAAACCCGGTCTGACGACCGGGTTTACGAAAAACAGACAACTCAACTGGCCCGACACGCGCCGCCAGGGGCCGATGGGGCTCGCAAGGCGGCCTGA
- a CDS encoding IS701 family transposase yields the protein MTSTILPLIAQFRSAFSAPSFANFQFLMLAWLMNPARGWISNCLRAIFHMPQLYPTDRGKAKHFSCFYRLFSRAKWSTDELGHLMLGLFEPWLGESVTILIDDTLCRRSGPMVLGAGFHYDPLQVSYEQGRHRVRFSFGLNFVVLAVWVPCPFVHARGVAIPVLFRLYRSKKTCPEGKWKRRTELAVEMLEVLRSWWPTRPLELCVDDEYACKRVGAVLDQNIILTAPMRFDAALYQHKRPEHTGRGRRPIWGKRLETPKELAQDASVPWQHMELVVYGRTVTLMVKTYQARWKSMGKERVLTILVTRDPTGTYDDRCFFRTEADAEVQDFFTTICRRWTLEMTFRDAKQLLHLEDIQSGFIHRGKPAKTHRRKRPGPQAPVDADPRASRRTGPFVMLAYGFVVRWYLAHGQPARDLKWAKFLAPWWRHKTTISFGDMLQAFRRQMEHEQLWTNPPEHGFDENYLQSLGFERPNQQKLFTMAA from the coding sequence ATGACGTCGACGATTCTTCCGCTCATCGCTCAGTTTCGCAGCGCTTTTTCGGCTCCCAGTTTCGCTAACTTTCAGTTTCTTATGCTGGCCTGGCTGATGAATCCGGCGCGTGGCTGGATCTCCAATTGCCTCAGAGCCATCTTTCATATGCCCCAGCTCTATCCCACTGATCGCGGCAAGGCCAAGCACTTCTCGTGCTTCTACAGGCTTTTCAGCCGTGCCAAGTGGAGCACCGATGAGCTGGGGCACTTGATGCTTGGGCTTTTCGAGCCGTGGCTTGGCGAATCGGTGACCATCTTGATCGACGACACTCTGTGTCGCAGAAGCGGACCCATGGTACTCGGCGCAGGCTTCCACTACGACCCGCTGCAGGTCAGCTACGAGCAAGGTCGGCATCGTGTACGCTTTAGCTTCGGGCTCAATTTCGTGGTGCTCGCCGTTTGGGTGCCGTGTCCATTCGTCCACGCAAGGGGCGTGGCGATTCCGGTGCTCTTTCGGCTCTACCGCAGCAAAAAGACCTGTCCCGAAGGCAAGTGGAAGAGGCGTACCGAGCTCGCCGTCGAGATGCTCGAGGTCTTGAGAAGCTGGTGGCCGACGCGCCCACTCGAGCTGTGCGTCGATGACGAGTATGCCTGCAAAAGAGTCGGCGCCGTGCTCGACCAGAACATCATTTTGACGGCTCCGATGCGCTTTGACGCCGCCCTCTACCAACACAAACGCCCCGAGCACACCGGCCGTGGGCGGCGACCCATCTGGGGCAAGCGCCTCGAGACGCCCAAAGAACTCGCTCAGGACGCCTCGGTCCCCTGGCAACACATGGAGCTTGTCGTCTACGGCCGGACGGTTACGCTGATGGTCAAGACGTATCAGGCCCGCTGGAAGAGCATGGGCAAGGAACGGGTCTTGACGATCCTCGTCACCCGCGATCCGACCGGCACCTACGACGACCGCTGCTTTTTTCGCACTGAAGCAGACGCCGAAGTCCAGGATTTTTTCACGACGATCTGTCGGCGCTGGACGCTGGAGATGACGTTTCGAGATGCCAAACAGCTCTTGCACCTCGAGGACATCCAAAGCGGCTTTATCCACCGCGGCAAGCCAGCCAAAACCCATCGCCGAAAGCGGCCTGGGCCGCAAGCTCCCGTGGACGCCGACCCCAGAGCATCCAGACGCACCGGCCCTTTTGTCATGCTTGCCTATGGTTTTGTCGTGCGGTGGTATCTGGCACATGGGCAACCGGCTCGCGACCTGAAATGGGCGAAATTTCTAGCGCCGTGGTGGCGGCATAAGACCACCATCAGCTTTGGCGACATGCTCCAAGCGTTTCGCCGTCAGATGGAGCATGAACAATTATGGACGAACCCGCCTGAGCACGGCTTCGACGAAAATTATCTGCAGTCTCTGGGCTTCGAGCGGCCGAATCAGCAAAAGCTTTTCACAATGGCCGCTTGA
- a CDS encoding L,D-transpeptidase family protein codes for MSDACAFIETMAQSSHMRDAAATVRLMAVLLWGIAVAGLPSVVFAQPYAGPDALERAHKRLQWQAKNGGWTRVPDGEILRSGSEGTRVLELRERLVETGDLVRWWSAPPDRYTGDVAEAVRHFQRRHGLRVDGVVGPETLRELNTPIDERITQVEENLQKQRDLLAKNQKHYVLVNVPDFHLFLVEEGRVRLDMAVVVGKDGWRTPAMQDEIEHVVFNPTWSVPASIVEEELAPKIATDPNFFERNNMIVLDLRNGSKERVDVDGLDVDWKNFDPRSFPYLIRQQPGPANPMGQIKFMFPNSRGIYLHGTPMDHLFEERFRAFSHGCVRVEDPVALAAALLDDEPGWTEERIEKLTHTEKTRQVDLDEHVPVHIVYWTAFVDEDGTLHFR; via the coding sequence GTGTCCGATGCATGCGCGTTCATCGAGACGATGGCACAGAGTTCACATATGAGAGATGCGGCGGCGACGGTACGTTTGATGGCGGTGCTCTTGTGGGGCATTGCCGTCGCAGGACTTCCCTCGGTTGTCTTCGCGCAGCCCTACGCTGGCCCCGACGCCCTCGAAAGGGCCCACAAGCGCCTCCAATGGCAAGCAAAAAACGGCGGCTGGACGCGCGTGCCCGACGGGGAAATCCTGCGCTCGGGAAGCGAGGGCACGCGGGTGCTCGAGCTTCGCGAACGTCTGGTCGAGACCGGCGATCTGGTGCGCTGGTGGAGCGCGCCGCCGGATCGCTACACCGGCGACGTGGCCGAGGCCGTGCGCCACTTCCAGCGCCGCCACGGACTCCGCGTCGACGGCGTCGTGGGCCCCGAAACCCTGCGCGAGCTGAACACGCCCATCGACGAGCGCATCACCCAGGTCGAAGAGAATCTCCAGAAGCAGCGCGACTTGCTCGCGAAAAACCAGAAGCACTACGTGCTGGTCAACGTGCCCGACTTCCATCTCTTCTTGGTCGAAGAGGGCCGTGTGCGCCTCGATATGGCGGTCGTGGTGGGCAAAGACGGCTGGCGCACGCCCGCGATGCAAGACGAGATCGAGCACGTCGTCTTCAACCCCACCTGGAGCGTGCCGGCGAGTATCGTCGAGGAGGAACTCGCCCCGAAGATCGCCACCGACCCGAACTTCTTCGAGCGCAACAACATGATCGTGCTCGACCTGCGTAACGGCTCGAAGGAGCGCGTCGACGTCGACGGACTCGACGTCGACTGGAAGAACTTCGACCCGCGTAGCTTCCCCTACCTCATCCGCCAGCAGCCCGGCCCGGCCAATCCCATGGGCCAGATCAAGTTCATGTTCCCCAACTCCCGGGGCATCTACCTGCACGGCACGCCCATGGACCACCTGTTCGAGGAGCGCTTTCGCGCCTTCTCCCACGGCTGCGTGCGCGTCGAAGACCCCGTCGCCCTGGCCGCCGCGCTGCTCGACGACGAGCCCGGCTGGACCGAGGAGCGCATCGAAAAGCTCACCCACACCGAGAAGACCCGCCAGGTCGATCTCGACGAGCATGTCCCGGTCCACATCGTCTACTGGACGGCGTTCGTCGACGAGGACGGAACGCTGCATTTTCGCTGA